attacttaaaaatatatggAGAGCAAAATAGCTTTATCTTGAATTAGAACATACTcattgaatgaaatgttgtcatGGTAAGATATGGTAACTGATCGATCAAAATAGCTTCAATATTTGCTAAGAAACTTTTTTTTGCCTGTTTAATTGATTCAATtgaacttgtttttatttttctccaaaaCATCAAATCAATCATAGGCATAAAAGGATGTGATTCTTCCTGGTTCCTGCACTAAAATATGGTTCACACCGAACTCTTGATGTGTTCCAGACTATTATCCTTGACAATTTTTTGACATATTTTTCAGAGTTGTTGGTGCAGATACTGTTTGTTTTCATATCATCTGCTTTGTTAATATAGTGATCTTGACTCGAAATTTTAGGAAATTATATTGAAATCCCTTGTACTTTGGGAAATTACAGTAAATCGTGAAAGAGTTTTAAAAAggagtaaaatgaaaataaggtgaGATCTATACTTTTATCTTCTACTTTGATTTAAAactttcattcatttcatttcactCTACCAAACACACGCCTACAAATCCTCCCTTCAATTGTCTGTTAGACTTGGTGACCTGAATACTTGGCCTAACCTGAAAAGCTCAATGTGTGACTAATATAATTTAGTGAGAAAGTATATATGGGAAGACCTTTAATGCTTTATTTTGAGCTAGAATTTTAATCTGTACAAACTATAGTAGTGTTAAATTTGATCTTTGTATTTCTCTTGTACCGATTTTCAATATAGTAAATTGCTTTTCTTCCGGCACTGATATTTTCCTTTGAGGGTTTTCCaagtttaatattattatatatgtgattATTCTTCGTTCTTTATCACATTATTTCTTAGCAGAAGCTCACTCTTCGGTTAGAAAtctgttagttagttagaaAAGATGTTGGAATTAGTTTCAAATGTAACTAACCAAAGCAGTAGTGTTTCTCTTTCCTCTGCAACTATGCAGCAGATATAAATACGTAATAAATGCATCAATAAAGCATCATGCAGTTTTGGTCATCTTTACGTACTTTACGTTTTCGTTCTCTCTCTATGGCACAATACATTTCttaatatggtatcagagctcttcTTGTGAAGAGTTCTGCTGTGCCACCCTTCTTCTCTTTCACCCGCCATTTTTGCATCTTTCTTTTACTTCCTCACCATGAACGAGTCACTACTAAATGCAGAAAACTATCTTTATCTGCACCCAAGTGAAAACCCAGCCGTCGGACTGGTTTCTCCAGTTTTAGATTCCAGCAATTATCATTCATGGAGTAGGTCCATGATAACGGCGTTAAGCGCCAAGAACAAAGTAGAGTTTGTGAACGGAAAAGCACTCGAGCCATTGAAGTCTGATAGAACCTATGGGGCGTGGAGTCGCTGCAACAACATGGTGGTGTCTTGGTTGGTCCATTCAGTATCCATCTCCATTAGACAAAGTATCTTGTGGATGGACAGAGCAGAAGAAATCTGGAATGACTTGAAATCTCGGTACGCACAAGGGGACCTTCTGAGAGTATCTGAACTCCAACAAGAAGCTTCGTCCATCAAGCAAGGATCCCTTTCGATAACAGAGTACTTCACGAAGCTGCAGGTCATATGGGACGAGATCGAAAACTTCAGACCCGATCCCATATGCACATGCACTATCAAATGTACTTGCTTGGTACTCACCACCATTGCTCAACGAAAGAGAGAAGATCGTGCTATGCAGTTTCTGCGAGGGCTGAATGAGCAGTATAATAATATACGTTCTCATGTGCTGCTCATGGATCCAATACCTACCATACCTAAAAATTTTTCGTACGTGGCACAGCAGGAGAGACAACTTACAGGTAACAACTCTATATCAAATTTCCATCTCGAATCTAAAGAAGGATCTTCCATTAACGCTGTCAAAAGTGTCTGTGAATTCTGTGGACGTATTGGTCACAATGAAAGCGTTTGTTACAAGAAAAACGGTCTACCTCCTAATTACGATGGGAAAGGCAAAGGATATAACACGCGAAAAACATGCACCTACTGTGGGAAGCTTGGGCACACAATCGAAGTTTGTTACAAGAAACACGGGTATCCCCCAGGCTTTAAATTCAACAATGGCAGAACCATAGTTAACAATGTAGTGGCAGCAGATGGAAAAGTCACAGATGACCAAAAGCTATCTCAAGAATCTCAAGAACTGGTTCACTTTTCACCAGAGCAATACAAGGCACTGCTAGCCTTAATACAACAGCCGTCGACCGGGAACTCAGCATCCATTAAACCTCAGGTTGCCTCTATTTCATCTTGTACCAATAACGACACAACAGGTATAATTTTGTCTTGCAAAAAAGCCAATTCTAACTCCTGGATCTTAGATTCAGGAGCCACAGATCATGTTTCTTCTTCTCAaacaaattttcattcataTCATCAAATTAACCCCATCACGGTTAAACTACTAAATGGTCACCTTGTCCATGCCACCCACTTAGGAACAATACAACTTTCCACGTTTATTACCCTACATGATGTCCTATATGTGCCAGCCTTTACTTTCAACTTAATATCCATATCAAAACTTGTGTCATCTACTAattgtaaattgattttttcatcaaatatttGTATTCTACAGGATATGACTACCAAGGTGAGGATTGGTACAGCTGAAGTGAGTTGCGGCCTTTATCAATTCACCCCGAAACATCAAAAGCACATACCATATGCTCCACCATTACACACCCAAAGTGTAGAGTTCTTCCTGTAAATCTGTGGCACTTTCGCATGGGTCACCCCTCTCTAGAAAGATTACAAGCTATGCAATCCTACTACCCTTTTTTGAATAACACCAAGAACTTCATATGTAATACTTGCCATTATGCAAAGCATAAGAGATTACCCTTCCCTTCTAGCACGTCTCATGCATCAAACAAATTTGAGCTTTTACATATTGACATTTGGGGGCCATGCTCCAAAACATCTATGCATGGACATCGATATTTCGTAACTATCATAGATGATTTTTCCTGATATACATGGACTcatctcatgcatacaaaagCCGAAACACGTAAAATTGTTACTGATTTTGTTGCATATGTTGAAACTCAATTTGATAGTAGAGTTAAAATTTTACGAAGCGATAATGGTGCCGAATTCCTCATGAATGATTTTTATGCTCGCAAAGGCATTATTCACCAAACCACTTGTGTCGAAACACCTGAGCAGAATGGTATTGCCGAGAGAAAGCACCAGCATCTCTTAAATGTCACACGAGCACTTTTATATCAAGCACAACTCCCActtcatttttggtgttttgCATTACTCCATGCTACATACCTCATAAATCGTATACCCACtccgtttttgaaaaatatatctcCTTATGAGAAACTATATGCACAACCCTGCGATATTTCTAATATCCGTGTCTTTGGGTGCTTATGTTACATTAGTACACTCCAGAATCATCGACAGAAACTTGACCCCCGTGCTCATCCTTGCATATTTCTTGGTTTTAAACCCCATACAAAAGGGTATCTCGTTTATAATCTTCACTCTCATAACATAACTGCTTCtcgtaatattattttttatgagaatcACTTTCCCATACTACATGAACCTCACCAAACCGATAATACTCTTACTCATATCTCGCCTATTCCTTTCTCTAACAACACCCCAGTATACCCAGTCAATCCTAATGATACTACCCAAACCACGATATCACCTATCAACTCCTCTACTTCTACACAAGACAACTCATCTCCCACATCCCCTTATACATCCACACCCAGCTTACACCGTTCTATGCGAACAAGACATCCGCCCACATATTTACAAGACTTTCATCGCGCTCTCACTTCACATACTGATACTTCCTCCACCAAGGTTAGGTATCCCCTTCATTCTGTCTTATCTTATTCCAGATTGTCTCACTCTCATAAACACTTTATCATGTCTATAACCACCGTAGCTGAACCCCGTTCATATGCTGAGGCTTCTAGCCATGACTGTTGGATTAAAGCCATGCAGGTCGAGTTAAAAGCTCTCCAACAGAACCACACTTGGATTCTCACTCCCCTTCCCCCACACAAAAAGGCCATTGGATGTCGCTGGGTTTACAAAGTCAAGCATAATGCGGATGGAACCATTGAAAGATACAAAGCGCGCCTCGTTGCCAAAGGGTACACTCAACAGGAAGGATTAGATTATCTCGATACTTTTTCCCCCGTGGCCAAGCTCACCACTGTACGCATGCTTCTAGCTCTTGCTGCTCTTCGTAAATGGCACCTTAGACAACTCGACGTCAATAATGCTTTCCTTCACGGGGATCTCaatgaagaagtctatatgAAACCACCACCTGGATTGATTATGGATAACCCCAACCTCGTTTGTCATCTTCAGCGCTCCCTTTATGGACTTAAGCAAGCAAGTAGGCAATGGTTCACACGGCTTTCCTCGTTCCTTCTCTCCCAAGGCTTTTGTCAATCTTCAGCTGACCACTCACTTTTCTTATACTCTCACATTGATAACACTGTAACAGCTATCCttgtttatgttgatgatatcatCTTAGCAGGAGACAATCTCGAGTATATTACCCATGTTACCAAGCTTCTTGATCAAACCTTCAGCATTAAGGACCTTGGTCTTCTAAAATTCTTCCTCGGTCTCGAGGTTGCTCGTACAAGTCACGGCATTCACTTATGCCAGCGTAAATATGTTCTAGACATTATCTCAGACTCAGGCATGCTTAGTTCCCAACCTGCCTCTACTCCCATGGAATACTCTACCAGGTTAAGTGCCTCCATGGGCACGCCATTATCCGAAACTTCTGCTTCTTCTTACTGACGTTTAATCGGACGCCTCATATATCTCACGAACACCCGACCCAATATTGCTCATGCAGTTCAACAGCTCAGTCAGTATATGGCAAACCCAACTAATGTGCATTCTCAAGCTGCCTTTCGAATCTTACGATACCTCAAAGGTTCTCCTGGCTCCGGCATTTTCTTTGCTGCTCATGGTAAGCTCACTCTTAAAGCGTTCAGTGACTCCGATTGGGCAGGCTGCCGCGACACATGACGCTCCATCACTGGATTTTCCGTTTACCTGGGTGATTCTCTCGTTTCATGGCGATCCAAAAAGCAACCCACGGTGTCGCGCAGTTCCTCCGAGGCAGAGTATCGGGCCTTGGCTTCCACTACATGTGAGCTTCAATGGTTAAGCTATCTTCTTCATGACTTCCGGGTACCCTTTCTTCAACCTGCAACACTCTACTGCGACAACCAATCCGCCATTCAAATAGCTTCCAATCCAGTTTTTCACAAAGTACCAAACACATCGAGATCGACTGTCATATCGTGCGCGACAAAGTAAACGCAAGCTTGCTAAAACTACTTCCCGTTTCCTCTTCAATGCAGCTTGCGGACATCTTCACGAAGCTCCTCACTCCTGCTATCTTTCAAGGCTTATGTTCCAAGCTGGGAATGATGAATATCCATTCCCAGCttgagagggggggggggtctTAGCAGAAGCTCACTCTTCGGTTAGAAATTTGTTAGTTAGTTAAAAAAGATGTTAGAATTAGTTTCAAATATAACTAACCAAAGCAGTAGCGTTTCTCTTTCCTCTGCAACTCTGCAGTAGATATAAATACGTAATAAATGCATCAATAAAGCATCATGCAGTTTTAATCATCTTTACGTACTTTACGTTTTCGTTCTCTCTCTATGGCACAATACGTTTCTTAATATTATTcctaacatttttcatttttcagacTGCACCCAATCTTACAACTTTGTAAAAGGTTCCATGCATACAACAGGTGACCTATATGATATACACATAGAAGGGGCAGGTGACCTATTAGTACGTGCAATGTTTTGGACTTGGACTTCAATTTTGGCTAATTGTCAAGGACTCAATAATATAAGCATAGTGTTTATTGAGTTAAACAATCCTATTGTGCCTGCACAACAAATATGTTTTGCTTTGTTCCTAATAGCCTAAGCAAATATTGAGGCATAACAGTTGGAATTCCTCGGTGTTTCGAAATTGAGGGTGCCAATGTACTTAACAcgaggacaatatctagggagCAATTTTTAGTAAACGAGAAGAACtgaaatcattaaattaaagttATGAAAAGTTTTACATAATTTTCTTTGTCGGCTCCAGTGAATGCTTTTAAATAACAGGTTTCTGGGTTGTTATGagcagaaaaaaaattcaaaacctaactcttagtttttttatttttttaaaaatgtttttaaatagtgacGAAAATTATAAACACAAAAGAGCAAAATAAAGTTACGTACTAACTATTGGCTTACATAAACTGTTGGCTTTCTTAGTGATTCCACAAGGGACAAATGTTTGTTTGGCAgggataacataaaaaaaaaaaaaagtgtcggCAATGTTGATTGATTCCGTACGGTACAAATGTTTTGATTCAATGTGCCAAAAATAGCTTATAGAACTTCAAAACAGGAATCTTCGTGTA
The genomic region above belongs to Glycine max cultivar Williams 82 chromosome 14, Glycine_max_v4.0, whole genome shotgun sequence and contains:
- the LOC102659742 gene encoding uncharacterized protein, whose protein sequence is MNESLLNAENYLYLHPSENPAVGLVSPVLDSSNYHSWSRSMITALSAKNKVEFVNGKALEPLKSDRTYGAWSRCNNMVVSWLVHSVSISIRQSILWMDRAEEIWNDLKSRYAQGDLLRVSELQQEASSIKQGSLSITEYFTKLQVIWDEIENFRPDPICTCTIKCTCLVLTTIAQRKREDRAMQFLRGLNEQYNNIRSHVLLMDPIPTIPKNFSYVAQQERQLTGNNSISNFHLESKEGSSINAVKSVCEFCGRIGHNESVCYKKNGLPPNYDGKGKGYNTRKTCTYCGKLGHTIEVCYKKHGYPPGFKFNNGRTIVNNVVAADGKVTDDQKLSQESQELVHFSPEQYKALLALIQQPSTGNSASIKPQVASISSCTNNDTTGYDYQGEDWYS